Proteins encoded together in one Rossellomorea sp. y25 window:
- a CDS encoding MerR family transcriptional regulator, translated as MSGSEIRRTMALFPISIVMQLTDLTARQIRYYEEHQLINPARTEGNRRLFSLNDIDKLLEVKDLLDQGINMAGIKKIFAVSSHNESKVVSDVSNEKEEKARQDLSDDELRKLLRNELMHSGRFTKASLRQGDMSRFFH; from the coding sequence ATGAGCGGAAGTGAAATTCGTCGAACGATGGCATTATTTCCTATTAGTATTGTCATGCAGCTCACGGACTTAACGGCTCGTCAGATTCGCTACTATGAAGAGCATCAGCTGATCAACCCTGCACGTACTGAGGGGAATCGCAGGCTCTTTTCCTTGAATGACATTGATAAGTTATTGGAAGTAAAGGATCTGTTAGATCAAGGCATCAACATGGCTGGGATTAAGAAGATATTTGCTGTATCCAGTCATAATGAAAGTAAAGTGGTATCTGACGTAAGTAATGAAAAGGAAGAAAAAGCACGACAAGATCTATCTGATGACGAGCTGCGTAAATTACTCCGAAATGAATTGATGCATTCTGGTCGATTTACTAAAGCATCTTTGCGTCAAGGTGACATGTCTCGCTTTTTTCATTAA
- the glnA gene encoding type I glutamate--ammonia ligase, producing MAKYTREDVLRLANEEGVKFIRLQFTDILGTIKNVEIPLSQLEKALDNKMMFDGSSIEGFVRIEESDMYLFPDLDTWLVFPWTAEKGKVARLICDIYNPDGTPFEGDPRNNLKRILSQMEELGFTDFNLGPEPEFFLFKLDVNGEPTLELNDNGGYFDLAPTDLGENCRRDIALELEEMGFEIEASHHEVAPGQHEIDFKYASALRACDDIQTFKLVVKTIARKHGLHATFMPKPLFGVNGSGMHCNMSLFKNGENSFFDEKGDLQLSDTARQFLAGIIKHATDFTAITNPTVNSYKRLVPGYEAPCYVAWSARNRSPLIRIPASRGLSTRVEVRSVDPAANPYLAMAVLLAAGLDGIKNNLPAPKPIDRNIYVMDKKEREEAGIVDLPATLHAALENLKTNEVIVKSLGEHIFEHFVEAKEIEWDMFRTQVHPWEREQYIQMY from the coding sequence ATGGCAAAGTATACTAGAGAAGATGTTCTAAGATTAGCGAATGAAGAAGGTGTAAAGTTCATTCGACTGCAATTCACTGACATTCTGGGGACGATTAAGAACGTAGAAATCCCTCTGAGTCAACTTGAAAAGGCATTAGATAACAAGATGATGTTTGACGGATCTTCAATTGAAGGATTCGTTCGTATCGAAGAATCAGATATGTACCTATTCCCTGATTTAGATACTTGGTTAGTATTCCCATGGACAGCTGAAAAAGGAAAAGTAGCCCGTCTAATCTGTGATATCTACAATCCAGATGGCACTCCATTCGAAGGAGATCCGCGTAACAACTTAAAGCGCATCTTAAGCCAAATGGAAGAGCTGGGGTTTACTGACTTCAATCTAGGACCTGAGCCAGAATTCTTCCTCTTTAAATTAGACGTAAACGGTGAGCCGACATTAGAATTAAACGATAACGGTGGTTATTTCGATTTAGCTCCTACAGATTTAGGGGAGAACTGCCGTCGTGATATCGCATTAGAACTAGAAGAAATGGGCTTTGAAATCGAAGCATCTCACCACGAAGTTGCTCCTGGTCAACATGAGATCGACTTTAAATATGCAAGTGCATTAAGAGCATGTGATGATATCCAAACATTTAAACTAGTAGTTAAAACGATTGCACGTAAGCATGGTTTGCACGCTACATTCATGCCAAAACCACTATTTGGTGTAAATGGATCAGGAATGCACTGTAACATGTCCCTATTCAAAAATGGGGAAAACTCTTTCTTTGATGAAAAGGGAGATTTGCAATTAAGCGATACAGCTCGTCAATTCCTTGCAGGTATCATTAAACATGCCACTGACTTTACAGCGATCACGAACCCGACTGTAAACTCATACAAACGTTTAGTACCTGGATATGAAGCTCCTTGTTATGTTGCATGGTCTGCTCGTAACCGCAGCCCATTAATCCGTATCCCTGCTTCTCGTGGATTAAGCACACGTGTAGAAGTTCGTAGTGTTGACCCGGCGGCTAACCCATACCTGGCGATGGCTGTATTACTGGCAGCTGGATTAGATGGAATCAAAAATAATCTTCCAGCTCCTAAGCCAATCGACCGCAACATTTATGTCATGGACAAAAAAGAGCGTGAAGAAGCAGGAATCGTAGATCTTCCAGCAACATTACACGCTGCATTAGAAAACCTTAAAACAAATGAAGTAATCGTTAAATCCCTTGGAGAACACATCTTCGAACACTTCGTTGAAGCGAAAGAAATCGAATGGGATATGTTCCGTACACAAGTACACCCATGGGAGCGCGAGCAATACATTCAAATGTATTAA
- the lexA gene encoding transcriptional repressor LexA, translated as MTKLSKRQQDILEYIKIAVREKGYPPSVREIGEAVGLASSSTVHGHLARLESKGLIRRDPTKPRAIEILNLEEDTIPRQRVVNVPLIGKVTAGQPITAVENVEEFFPLPERMAPSDEQVFMLEIMGDSMIEAGILDGDFVIVRQQQTANNGDIVVAMTEEDEATVKRFFKEKDYVRLQPENSTMDPIILRNVSILGKVVGVYRQVH; from the coding sequence ATGACAAAATTGTCTAAAAGACAGCAAGACATACTAGAATATATTAAAATTGCAGTAAGAGAAAAAGGATATCCACCTTCCGTCCGGGAAATCGGGGAAGCCGTTGGTCTTGCTTCTAGTTCCACCGTACACGGACATCTGGCCAGGTTAGAGAGTAAAGGCCTCATTCGCCGGGATCCCACCAAACCAAGAGCCATCGAAATTTTAAATCTTGAAGAGGATACGATTCCACGCCAGCGAGTTGTGAACGTTCCTTTAATCGGTAAGGTTACAGCAGGTCAACCCATCACTGCTGTCGAGAATGTAGAAGAATTCTTTCCACTGCCTGAGCGTATGGCACCTTCTGATGAACAGGTCTTCATGCTGGAAATCATGGGTGATAGTATGATAGAAGCCGGGATCTTGGATGGGGATTTCGTTATCGTGCGTCAGCAGCAAACAGCGAACAATGGAGATATCGTCGTAGCGATGACCGAGGAAGATGAAGCGACTGTAAAACGTTTCTTTAAAGAAAAGGATTATGTTCGATTACAACCAGAGAATTCAACAATGGATCCGATCATTTTACGAAATGTATCCATTTTAGGAAAAGTTGTCGGAGTTTATCGTCAAGTACATTAA
- a CDS encoding LysM peptidoglycan-binding domain-containing protein, protein MLSHIWNRFSYIIILFVLALFSAAYLLFVMADQPSYQSITVQDGDTLWTIAKQYNEEYSMTVEEFIAWVGEENNLTSFSIKPGESLVLPIENPTLSTHSDYELVMNEE, encoded by the coding sequence ATGTTATCACACATTTGGAATCGTTTCTCTTACATTATTATATTATTTGTTTTAGCGCTTTTTTCTGCAGCCTATTTACTATTTGTCATGGCAGATCAACCGTCTTATCAAAGTATCACCGTTCAGGATGGAGACACGCTCTGGACTATTGCCAAACAATATAATGAAGAATACTCTATGACAGTGGAAGAATTTATCGCTTGGGTAGGAGAGGAAAATAATCTCACATCATTCTCGATCAAGCCCGGTGAATCACTTGTGTTACCTATAGAAAATCCGACATTATCCACCCATTCAGATTATGAATTGGTTATGAACGAAGAATAG
- a CDS encoding recombinase family protein yields the protein MKAVIYCRVSTKKDTQETSLERQEEELVKLAQEHQYEVAAIIKDQASGFELDRPGVLELLDLIKGESIAAVLIQDETRIGRGNAKIALIHCLLKEEVKIISQTHSGELHLSESDSMVINIVSMVEEYQRKLHNLKIRRGMKRAVENGFQPHKNLKNKGNLDGRERIEVPVEEIVRLRKNELTFAEIAATLRGFGYDVSKATVHRRFKEYMASLENA from the coding sequence ATGAAGGCAGTAATTTACTGCAGAGTAAGTACAAAGAAAGACACACAGGAAACATCTTTGGAACGTCAAGAAGAGGAATTAGTGAAATTAGCACAAGAACACCAATACGAAGTGGCTGCTATCATAAAAGATCAAGCAAGCGGTTTTGAATTAGATCGTCCTGGTGTTCTGGAACTTCTTGATTTGATTAAAGGTGAGTCGATTGCGGCTGTTCTCATACAGGACGAAACAAGGATTGGCAGGGGAAATGCAAAAATTGCCCTCATTCATTGTCTATTAAAAGAGGAAGTTAAGATTATTAGTCAAACACATAGTGGCGAGCTTCACTTATCTGAATCAGATTCCATGGTGATTAATATCGTGAGCATGGTTGAAGAATACCAAAGGAAACTCCATAATTTGAAAATCAGACGAGGAATGAAAAGGGCAGTGGAAAATGGTTTTCAACCTCATAAAAATCTAAAGAATAAAGGGAATCTAGATGGAAGAGAGCGGATTGAAGTACCCGTTGAGGAAATTGTCAGGTTAAGAAAGAATGAACTGACTTTTGCTGAAATTGCAGCTACACTAAGAGGGTTTGGGTATGACGTCTCCAAAGCTACCGTACATAGGCGTTTTAAAGAATATATGGCTTCATTGGAAAATGCGTAA
- a CDS encoding DUF896 domain-containing protein has protein sequence MLSKTKMNRINELAKKSKSTGLTEQEAKEQSKLRKEYLETFRQSMKGTIENTRIFDPEGNEVTPKKIQDIQSKKKMH, from the coding sequence ATGCTTTCAAAAACGAAAATGAATCGAATCAATGAACTTGCGAAAAAGTCCAAAAGCACTGGACTTACAGAACAAGAAGCAAAAGAGCAGTCCAAGCTGAGAAAAGAATACCTGGAAACGTTTCGTCAATCGATGAAAGGGACCATTGAAAATACAAGAATATTTGATCCGGAAGGTAATGAGGTGACCCCTAAGAAGATTCAGGATATCCAAAGTAAAAAGAAAATGCATTAA
- the tkt gene encoding transketolase: MFDNTDQLAINTIRTLSIDAIEKAGSGHPGMPMGAAPMAYALWTKFMNHNPKNPEWFNRDRFVLSAGHGSMLLYSLLHLSGYDVSMDDLKDFRQWGSKTPGHPEYKHTPGVEATTGPLGQGIGMAVGMALAERHLASTYNKDQYDIVDHFTYSICGDGDLMEGVSSEAASLAAHLKLGRLVVLYDSNDISLDGDLDKSFSESVKGRFEAYGWQYIRVEDGNDLEEISKAIEEAQGDTTRPTMIEVKTVIGYGAPNKSGKSDVHGAPLGEDEMKLTKEAYQWTFEQDFHVPDEVYSRFEEKIQQTGSQKEEEWANLFIKYQEEHPELATQLEAAIKGDLPQGWDRDIPVYEEGKALASRASSGEVLNAIAKNLPSFIGGSADLAGSNKTMIKDEADFMPESYEGRNIWFGVREFGMGAAMNGMALHGGLHVFGGTFFVFSDYLRPAIRLAALMGLPVTYVFTHDSIAVGEDGPTHEPVEQLASLRAMPNLCVIRPGDGNEVAAAWKLSLESKDQPTMLVLSRQDLPTLKGTADKAYNGVDKGAYVVSASGKDQPDALLIATGSEVHLAVEAQNVLEKDGISVSVVSMPSWDRFEKQSKEYKESILPKSVKKRLAIEMGSPMGWDRYVGDEGDILAIDGYGASAPGARVMEEYGFTSDNVVSRIKALLQK, from the coding sequence ATGTTTGATAACACAGATCAATTAGCAATTAATACAATCCGTACATTATCTATCGATGCAATTGAAAAAGCGGGTTCCGGACACCCTGGAATGCCTATGGGAGCAGCTCCGATGGCGTATGCTCTTTGGACAAAATTCATGAATCATAATCCGAAAAATCCTGAGTGGTTCAACCGCGATCGCTTCGTTTTATCTGCGGGTCATGGATCCATGCTCTTGTATAGCCTGCTCCATTTATCAGGTTATGATGTTTCAATGGATGATCTTAAAGACTTCCGTCAATGGGGAAGTAAAACTCCAGGACACCCTGAATACAAACATACTCCAGGAGTAGAAGCTACGACTGGGCCGCTTGGTCAAGGAATTGGTATGGCAGTTGGTATGGCATTAGCTGAAAGACATTTAGCTTCTACATACAATAAAGATCAATACGATATTGTGGATCATTTTACATATTCTATCTGTGGAGATGGAGACTTGATGGAGGGTGTATCCTCTGAAGCAGCTTCATTAGCAGCACATTTAAAATTAGGCCGTCTAGTCGTTCTTTATGATTCAAATGATATTTCACTTGATGGGGATTTAGATAAATCTTTCTCTGAAAGTGTGAAAGGTCGCTTTGAAGCTTATGGTTGGCAATATATCCGCGTTGAAGACGGTAATGATCTTGAGGAAATTTCTAAAGCAATCGAAGAAGCTCAAGGTGATACAACTCGTCCTACAATGATCGAAGTGAAGACGGTCATCGGATATGGTGCGCCTAATAAATCAGGGAAATCAGATGTTCACGGTGCTCCACTGGGTGAAGACGAAATGAAGCTTACGAAAGAAGCTTACCAATGGACATTTGAACAAGATTTCCATGTTCCTGATGAAGTGTACAGCCGCTTCGAGGAAAAAATCCAACAAACCGGTTCTCAAAAAGAAGAAGAGTGGGCTAACCTTTTCATTAAATACCAAGAAGAACATCCAGAACTTGCTACTCAATTAGAAGCTGCCATTAAAGGCGATCTTCCACAAGGATGGGATCGTGACATTCCTGTCTATGAAGAAGGTAAAGCATTAGCAAGCAGAGCTTCTTCCGGTGAAGTCTTGAATGCGATTGCTAAGAATCTTCCTTCATTCATCGGGGGATCAGCAGACTTAGCGGGATCCAATAAAACGATGATCAAAGATGAAGCAGATTTTATGCCTGAATCGTATGAAGGACGCAATATCTGGTTCGGAGTTCGTGAATTTGGTATGGGTGCTGCCATGAATGGTATGGCTCTCCATGGTGGACTGCACGTATTCGGGGGAACATTCTTCGTATTCAGTGATTATTTAAGACCGGCTATCCGTTTAGCTGCATTAATGGGCTTACCGGTAACGTATGTTTTCACTCATGATAGTATCGCTGTCGGAGAAGATGGACCGACACATGAACCTGTAGAACAGCTTGCTTCACTACGTGCAATGCCTAACCTTTGTGTCATCAGACCTGGTGATGGAAATGAAGTAGCTGCAGCATGGAAGTTATCTTTGGAGTCCAAGGATCAGCCAACGATGTTAGTTCTATCTCGTCAGGATCTTCCAACTCTTAAAGGTACTGCAGATAAAGCATATAACGGAGTAGATAAAGGAGCATATGTGGTATCAGCTTCCGGCAAAGATCAGCCTGATGCACTACTGATTGCGACTGGTTCTGAAGTGCATTTAGCGGTAGAAGCTCAAAATGTACTGGAAAAAGACGGAATCAGCGTATCTGTCGTAAGTATGCCGTCTTGGGATCGCTTCGAGAAACAGTCAAAAGAGTATAAAGAATCGATCTTACCTAAGAGTGTGAAAAAACGCCTTGCTATTGAGATGGGATCTCCAATGGGCTGGGATCGCTATGTTGGAGACGAAGGCGATATCTTAGCGATTGATGGATATGGCGCATCAGCTCCTGGGGCAAGGGTTATGGAAGAATATGGATTCACTTCAGACAATGTAGTGTCAAGAATCAAGGCATTGCTTCAGAAATAA
- the sirA gene encoding sporulation inhibitor of replication protein SirA, with product MRNYQIYWIEETFVQHYYGRERMFYQLFSDWEASSGDLHDIISKQVEYITKPIPYLPTQRLLQHELMKVEGAAWVDSVATIERGASGATLVLNEKWMTLNTWGQDESEYIFFEILRKNMGQLLAIDIQNERFGWLKPIKQRKFIY from the coding sequence GTGCGAAACTATCAAATCTATTGGATTGAAGAAACGTTTGTTCAGCACTATTATGGTCGAGAAAGAATGTTCTATCAATTGTTTTCCGATTGGGAAGCAAGTTCAGGAGATCTTCATGATATCATCTCTAAGCAAGTAGAATATATTACTAAACCTATCCCTTACCTTCCTACTCAAAGACTCCTCCAGCATGAATTAATGAAGGTTGAAGGAGCGGCCTGGGTTGACTCTGTAGCGACAATCGAAAGAGGGGCCTCAGGGGCTACCCTTGTTCTAAATGAAAAATGGATGACGCTGAACACCTGGGGGCAAGATGAATCAGAATATATTTTCTTTGAAATTTTGCGAAAGAATATGGGTCAATTACTGGCAATCGATATACAAAATGAACGTTTTGGTTGGTTAAAGCCAATAAAACAAAGAAAATTTATATATTAA
- a CDS encoding YneF family protein, whose product MSTTGLLILVGVLALLAGVALGFFIARKYMMSYLKKNPPINEQMLRMMMMQMGQKPSQKKINQMMNAMNKNMK is encoded by the coding sequence ATGTCAACGACTGGGTTACTTATTCTAGTTGGAGTTCTAGCATTACTTGCTGGAGTTGCACTAGGATTTTTCATTGCTCGTAAATATATGATGAGCTATCTTAAGAAAAATCCACCAATTAACGAGCAAATGTTACGCATGATGATGATGCAAATGGGCCAAAAACCATCCCAAAAGAAAATCAATCAAATGATGAATGCAATGAATAAGAACATGAAGTAA
- a CDS encoding CamS family sex pheromone protein yields MKKWMIVSLSLLILVAGCSNKPQEVMDEETLEIQNSAAGDAREYLNYKVNKEKKSVNRGLITMMINNRSDMDEIETGLMSLSTEHFSPEDYVYEEGQYLKGLNTWLRRKSESNKLGLNPVLEITDDMGWEQQMELEKKNPMYLAYIHEQNYVDSKGKIKGISLGLAMNTVDYIRVEDENKLMHFDEAKIDDKQLKEYGQKIANTVVSRVRANKELKDVPIMISLYKLQPLNSVVSGNYISAGYVDGNDKSVKKWTDVTDKYYYFPSDEGEEKDRDLHNRIRDLEDYVSKYFSHQDIEFVGKGLYKKDTLNKLVIDVHTGMVKETELIGFSQAIGPEIVDYFPHTPVYLYVKTPKGLKATIVKEVDQEPFVQIH; encoded by the coding sequence ATGAAAAAATGGATGATTGTTTCACTGTCTCTCTTGATTCTTGTTGCAGGATGCAGCAATAAGCCTCAAGAAGTGATGGATGAAGAAACACTTGAAATTCAAAATAGTGCAGCTGGAGACGCTCGCGAATATTTAAATTATAAAGTGAACAAAGAGAAGAAGTCGGTCAATCGTGGACTAATTACGATGATGATTAACAATCGCAGTGATATGGATGAAATCGAGACAGGCCTTATGTCTTTATCAACCGAGCATTTTTCCCCTGAGGATTATGTATACGAAGAAGGCCAATACCTTAAAGGTCTAAATACATGGTTGCGAAGAAAGTCAGAATCTAATAAATTGGGACTTAATCCTGTTCTGGAGATTACGGATGATATGGGCTGGGAACAGCAGATGGAGCTGGAAAAAAAGAATCCCATGTATCTCGCATATATCCATGAGCAGAACTACGTTGATTCAAAAGGGAAAATTAAAGGGATCTCCCTGGGTCTTGCTATGAATACGGTAGATTATATTCGAGTCGAAGATGAAAATAAGCTCATGCACTTTGATGAGGCGAAGATTGATGACAAACAGTTAAAGGAATACGGACAGAAAATAGCTAACACCGTTGTCAGTCGAGTGAGAGCCAATAAAGAACTGAAAGATGTTCCTATAATGATTTCCTTATATAAACTTCAACCATTAAATAGTGTCGTGTCAGGAAACTATATTTCAGCTGGATATGTAGACGGTAATGACAAAAGTGTAAAAAAATGGACTGATGTTACTGATAAATACTATTATTTTCCTAGTGACGAAGGGGAAGAGAAAGACCGTGATCTACATAATCGGATTCGTGATCTAGAAGATTATGTTTCGAAATATTTCTCTCATCAAGATATTGAGTTTGTTGGGAAAGGCTTATACAAAAAGGACACGTTGAATAAACTTGTGATCGATGTACATACAGGTATGGTGAAAGAAACAGAACTAATTGGTTTTTCTCAGGCGATTGGCCCCGAGATCGTCGATTACTTCCCTCATACCCCCGTTTACCTTTATGTGAAGACACCAAAGGGTCTTAAAGCAACCATCGTAAAAGAAGTGGACCAAGAACCATTTGTTCAAATCCATTAG